One window of the Halobacillus litoralis genome contains the following:
- the rpsA gene encoding 30S ribosomal protein S1 encodes MDEMNQEVSGMNEFSAGDIVTGKVVKIEEKQVLVDVGYKVEGIVPISELSSLHVEKASDAVSEGDELTLQVKKVEDDEIVLSKRAVDADKAWQDLEAKFESGEIFEAEVKDVVKGGLVVDIGLRGFIPASLVETYYVEDFEDYKGKSLSLKVVELDREQNRVILSHRAVVEEEESAKKYDVLQSLEEGQVIEGTVQRLTDFGAFVNLGGIDGLVHISQLSHQHVEKASDVVEEGQTVKVKVLSVDRDNERISLSLKATQPGPWHEIQSKVSSGEVLEGTVRRLVSFGAFVEVFPGVEGLVHISQISNRHIGTPDEVLEEGQTVEVKVLDVDENAKRLSLSMKELEREEARAEIQQYEKEDDSSGFSLSDMIGDKLDKYKK; translated from the coding sequence ATGGATGAAATGAATCAAGAAGTATCAGGAATGAATGAATTCTCTGCAGGGGACATCGTGACTGGTAAAGTCGTGAAGATTGAAGAAAAACAAGTCCTTGTAGATGTTGGATATAAAGTCGAGGGGATTGTACCCATCAGTGAACTATCCAGCCTTCATGTAGAAAAAGCTTCAGATGCAGTCAGTGAAGGGGACGAACTGACATTGCAAGTCAAGAAAGTGGAAGATGATGAAATCGTACTTTCCAAACGTGCTGTCGATGCAGATAAAGCATGGCAGGACTTAGAAGCTAAATTCGAAAGTGGAGAAATTTTTGAAGCGGAAGTCAAAGATGTCGTTAAAGGCGGTTTAGTCGTTGATATCGGACTCCGTGGATTCATTCCAGCTTCATTGGTCGAAACGTATTACGTTGAAGATTTTGAAGACTACAAAGGAAAGAGCTTATCTTTGAAAGTCGTGGAATTGGATCGTGAACAAAACCGTGTCATCCTCTCCCATCGTGCTGTCGTTGAAGAAGAAGAATCAGCTAAAAAGTATGATGTGCTTCAGTCACTAGAAGAAGGTCAGGTGATCGAAGGTACTGTACAACGTTTGACAGACTTTGGTGCTTTCGTAAATCTTGGAGGTATTGACGGACTCGTACATATCTCCCAGCTATCACACCAGCACGTTGAAAAAGCGTCTGATGTAGTGGAAGAAGGTCAAACTGTCAAAGTGAAAGTGCTTTCTGTCGATCGTGACAATGAAAGAATTTCTCTTTCATTAAAAGCGACTCAACCAGGACCTTGGCACGAAATTCAATCTAAAGTAAGCTCTGGAGAAGTGCTGGAGGGAACTGTACGCCGTCTTGTAAGCTTCGGTGCTTTTGTCGAAGTATTCCCAGGTGTAGAAGGCCTTGTACACATTTCTCAAATTTCCAACCGTCACATCGGGACTCCAGATGAGGTTCTTGAAGAAGGGCAGACCGTGGAAGTGAAAGTCCTTGATGTAGATGAAAACGCGAAACGCCTATCACTGAGCATGAAAGAACTTGAGCGTGAAGAAGCACGTGCTGAAATCCAGCAATACGAAAAAGAAGATGATAGTTCCGGCTTCTCACTCAGTGACATGATCGGAGACAAATTAGACAAATATAAAAAATAA
- the fni gene encoding type 2 isopentenyl-diphosphate Delta-isomerase, whose protein sequence is MSRAERKVDHIRHALGHEREFHNHFDDVEIVHQSLARMDFNQLSIATQVGELKLSSPLFVNAMTGGGGKETEAINRDLALAAKETGISMAVGSQMSAIKDTEERSTYEVVRTVNPEGIIFANVGSEATLPQAREAISMIKADALQIHINTLQELIMPEGDRDFTKRLHNIQRIVDALDIPVIVKEVGYGMSKETARTLLSMGVRYLDVAGRGGTNFSKVENMRRNRPFASYDNWGIPTPSSVCEVSMIQDDFHVLASGGIRNGLDGAKALILGAKGFGMAGGLLKVLVKEGEEAVIDEINHIHKEVKMCMMLLNAPSPLELRGKPHVLFGQTKEWVEQRGMNSL, encoded by the coding sequence ATGAGTAGAGCTGAGAGAAAGGTCGATCATATCCGCCATGCCTTAGGTCATGAACGGGAATTTCACAACCATTTCGATGATGTGGAAATCGTCCATCAGAGTCTGGCTAGGATGGACTTCAATCAATTAAGCATAGCAACACAAGTAGGGGAACTTAAATTAAGTTCCCCTCTTTTTGTTAATGCCATGACTGGCGGAGGCGGGAAAGAAACAGAAGCGATCAATCGCGATTTAGCCTTAGCGGCCAAGGAGACAGGTATCAGCATGGCTGTAGGCTCTCAAATGTCCGCAATTAAAGATACCGAGGAGCGCAGTACCTATGAGGTTGTGAGAACTGTGAATCCTGAGGGAATCATATTTGCAAATGTAGGAAGTGAAGCAACTTTGCCACAAGCGAGAGAAGCGATCTCTATGATTAAAGCTGATGCCCTGCAAATTCATATTAATACTTTGCAAGAATTGATCATGCCTGAAGGCGACAGGGATTTCACCAAACGTCTCCATAACATCCAACGTATAGTCGATGCGCTTGATATTCCTGTAATTGTCAAAGAAGTCGGTTATGGGATGTCGAAAGAAACCGCACGGACTCTTCTTTCTATGGGCGTTCGTTATTTGGATGTAGCTGGGAGGGGCGGAACGAATTTTTCAAAAGTAGAAAATATGCGGAGGAATCGACCGTTTGCTTCTTATGATAACTGGGGGATTCCGACACCGTCTTCTGTATGTGAAGTCTCCATGATCCAGGATGATTTTCATGTTCTCGCTTCAGGTGGCATAAGAAATGGTCTGGATGGTGCTAAAGCATTGATTCTCGGGGCTAAGGGGTTCGGAATGGCTGGTGGATTGTTGAAAGTATTAGTCAAAGAGGGAGAAGAAGCTGTAATTGATGAAATCAACCATATTCATAAAGAAGTGAAAATGTGCATGATGCTTCTTAATGCACCTTCTCCTTTAGAACTTAGAGGAAAGCCACACGTCTTATTCGGCCAAACCAAAGAATGGGTAGAACAAAGAGGAATGAACAGTCTATGA
- a CDS encoding YphA family membrane protein, giving the protein MTAIFYWYAWIAAIIVIFYIQKRTLRHALMLFIGIAMCTFSVSSLSTGAHIYIHVLLLSGFGTHLWVRRHRSIFEHFWPFVLSIGYAAILMFFVIHPVWGEFPGISLGMVLIFLLLRMIVKDIEGLLAIWMLMNAGGTLSSYVIFSTYSNEGLIESQTMMTFVLKGVLFLFVFYGVHNLKRAIRRKRLNSSSKGAAVV; this is encoded by the coding sequence ATGACGGCAATTTTTTATTGGTATGCATGGATCGCTGCCATTATTGTGATCTTTTATATTCAAAAGCGGACACTTCGTCATGCTCTTATGCTCTTTATCGGTATAGCCATGTGTACATTTTCGGTGTCCTCATTAAGTACTGGAGCTCACATCTACATTCATGTTCTCCTTCTTTCCGGGTTTGGCACTCATCTATGGGTTCGTAGACATCGAAGTATTTTTGAACACTTTTGGCCATTTGTTTTAAGCATTGGATATGCAGCGATTCTCATGTTTTTTGTGATACATCCTGTTTGGGGGGAATTTCCTGGGATATCTCTGGGGATGGTTCTCATTTTTTTACTATTGCGGATGATTGTTAAAGACATAGAAGGTTTACTGGCAATTTGGATGTTAATGAACGCAGGAGGCACGTTAAGTTCCTACGTAATTTTCTCGACTTATTCTAATGAAGGTCTGATTGAGAGTCAGACCATGATGACCTTTGTCCTCAAAGGAGTACTATTTCTTTTTGTTTTCTATGGGGTTCATAACCTGAAGCGTGCTATACGCAGGAAACGGTTGAACTCATCAAGCAAAGGAGCTGCTGTTGTGTGA
- a CDS encoding YIEGIA family protein has product MNEYTYPILFGIVIGTALRVFMLRTDYRQYPTYLHGKIIHLSLGFIAAALGTIAIPSIMEKEFTAVTFLTLAASQFREVRNMERNTLTEMDAFELVPRGNTYIEGIAVAFESRNYLVIFSSFLVTLCYLAVNIWVAIAAAVLAFVLSNILMSGSKLSDIVSVEHSELSFEGAGLYVDNIYIMNIGLPERQEEIMKHGMGFVLTPKSFSIRSTIANLGQRQAILHDVSVTLGVFRDSGTPALVPLIKRDLNDGRIGVFILPQVKDPERAKEIISAVPVLENAIQMPTKKR; this is encoded by the coding sequence GTGAATGAATATACTTACCCCATTCTTTTCGGGATTGTCATCGGCACCGCATTACGCGTGTTCATGCTGCGGACAGACTATCGGCAATACCCAACATATTTACACGGAAAAATAATCCATTTATCTTTAGGGTTCATTGCAGCTGCTTTAGGTACGATTGCAATCCCCTCCATTATGGAGAAAGAGTTTACTGCAGTTACTTTCCTGACGCTTGCTGCTTCTCAATTTCGTGAAGTGCGAAATATGGAAAGGAATACGTTGACAGAAATGGATGCCTTTGAGCTTGTCCCCAGGGGAAATACTTATATTGAAGGAATTGCGGTTGCTTTTGAAAGCCGTAACTATTTAGTTATTTTTTCTTCCTTTCTCGTAACTTTATGTTATTTGGCTGTAAATATATGGGTGGCAATTGCAGCCGCTGTTCTTGCGTTTGTCCTTTCGAATATACTCATGAGCGGATCAAAATTGTCAGATATCGTAAGTGTCGAACATTCTGAATTGTCATTCGAAGGGGCTGGATTGTATGTGGATAACATTTATATTATGAACATCGGGCTACCAGAGCGGCAAGAAGAAATCATGAAGCACGGCATGGGCTTTGTGTTGACGCCAAAATCATTCAGTATACGCTCGACAATCGCCAATTTAGGTCAGAGACAAGCAATCTTACATGATGTTTCTGTAACACTGGGCGTTTTTCGTGATTCGGGAACCCCGGCACTCGTTCCATTAATTAAGAGAGACTTGAACGACGGCAGGATTGGAGTCTTTATTCTGCCCCAAGTAAAAGACCCGGAAAGAGCGAAAGAAATCATTTCTGCTGTACCTGTGCTGGAAAATGCTATCCAGATGCCTACAAAAAAGCGGTAG
- a CDS encoding capping complex subunit for YIEGIA, which produces MKMEKAILAAVTTQTDKVHGSAAVFQCETKEEMDAVAANLEAILDGIAHALSDHLYIIVKH; this is translated from the coding sequence ATGAAGATGGAAAAAGCTATTTTAGCTGCCGTTACTACCCAGACTGATAAAGTCCATGGCAGTGCTGCTGTATTTCAATGTGAAACAAAAGAAGAAATGGATGCAGTCGCCGCTAACTTGGAAGCAATTTTAGATGGAATCGCCCATGCTCTTAGTGATCATCTATATATCATTGTCAAGCATTGA
- the der gene encoding ribosome biogenesis GTPase Der gives MRKSVIAVVGRPNVGKSTIFNRLVGERISIVEDTPGVTRDRIYAEAEWLTTRFNVIDTGGIELGDEPLLVQMRAQAQVAIDEADVIVFMVNGRDGITGADEEVAKLLFKSNKPVVLAVNKVDNPEMRENIYEFYSLGFGEPFPISGTHGLGLGDMLDEVVKHFPEKIQEEIDDDTIRFSLIGRPNVGKSSLVNSLLGQERVIVSEIAGTTRDAIDTPFTKDDRDYVIIDTAGMRKRGKVYESTERYSIMRALKAIERSDVVLALIDADTGIQEQDKKIAGYAHEAGKAVIIVVNKWDTMEIEEKTMKEFQDKVRDNFRFLDYAPIVFLSAKTKKRIHTLIPKVLEASENHAMRVQTNVLNEVIMDALAMNPTPSVKGQKLKIFYAAQVSVKPPSFVVFVNEPELMHFTYERFLENRIREAFGFEGTPIKIFARRRS, from the coding sequence ATGAGAAAATCAGTAATTGCTGTAGTAGGTCGACCGAATGTCGGTAAGTCAACGATTTTCAATCGACTGGTCGGAGAAAGAATATCTATCGTAGAAGACACCCCAGGGGTGACAAGAGACCGTATTTATGCAGAAGCAGAATGGCTCACCACCCGTTTTAACGTAATCGATACAGGGGGGATTGAACTCGGGGACGAGCCACTGCTCGTTCAGATGAGAGCTCAAGCTCAGGTTGCGATTGATGAGGCGGATGTCATCGTATTTATGGTGAATGGCAGGGATGGAATTACTGGCGCCGATGAAGAAGTTGCTAAACTGCTCTTCAAGTCGAATAAGCCTGTCGTTTTAGCTGTCAACAAAGTTGACAATCCTGAAATGAGAGAGAACATTTATGAATTTTATTCTCTCGGGTTCGGTGAGCCTTTCCCGATTTCGGGAACCCACGGTTTAGGACTTGGAGATATGTTGGATGAAGTCGTCAAACATTTTCCGGAAAAAATTCAAGAGGAAATTGATGACGATACAATCCGCTTCAGCCTGATCGGGCGGCCGAATGTCGGCAAATCCTCACTTGTCAATAGTCTATTGGGGCAAGAGCGGGTGATCGTCAGTGAGATCGCAGGAACGACTAGAGATGCCATAGATACTCCATTTACTAAAGATGATCGTGATTATGTCATCATCGATACGGCAGGTATGAGAAAACGTGGCAAAGTATATGAATCCACTGAAAGATACAGTATCATGAGAGCTTTAAAAGCGATTGAACGCTCGGATGTTGTTTTGGCGTTGATTGATGCAGATACGGGAATCCAGGAACAGGATAAAAAGATAGCAGGCTATGCCCATGAAGCAGGCAAAGCAGTTATAATAGTCGTAAATAAATGGGATACGATGGAAATTGAAGAGAAGACAATGAAAGAATTTCAAGATAAAGTCAGGGATAACTTCAGGTTCTTGGATTATGCTCCTATAGTCTTCTTATCAGCAAAAACGAAAAAGCGTATACACACACTCATACCTAAAGTGTTGGAAGCGAGCGAAAACCACGCGATGCGCGTACAAACAAATGTCCTGAACGAGGTAATTATGGATGCGCTTGCGATGAATCCGACACCATCGGTCAAAGGCCAAAAGCTTAAGATTTTCTACGCGGCTCAAGTGTCGGTCAAACCGCCGAGTTTCGTTGTGTTTGTAAACGAACCTGAATTGATGCACTTCACTTATGAACGTTTTCTTGAAAACCGGATCCGCGAAGCATTCGGGTTTGAAGGGACTCCAATTAAGATTTTTGCAAGAAGACGGAGTTAA
- a CDS encoding NAD(P)H-dependent glycerol-3-phosphate dehydrogenase, producing the protein MGKVAVLGAGSWGTALALVLADNGHEVHLWAHRKSLADEINQSHTNEKYLQGIELPSSIVANDDLKTIVDGAEHIILVVPTKAMREVCGQLKHVMKDKAILTHASKGIEPGTYKRVSEVIREEIPSDLYEDVVVLSGPSHAEEVSRRQPTTVTVSAEELEVAKKVQDVFINRQFRVYTSPDLVGVELGGALKNIIALGAGISDGLGYGDNAKAALITRGLAEIARLGTSLGANPLTFSGLTGVGDLIVTCTSSHSRNWRAGYKLGQGNDLEEVLEQMGMVVEGVRTTKAAYQLAKNQGVEMPITTGIYRLLFENEAPRDVVDQLMTRIRRHEMEDLTNILDEKMND; encoded by the coding sequence ATGGGTAAAGTAGCTGTATTAGGAGCAGGGAGCTGGGGTACCGCCCTCGCTCTAGTGCTTGCAGATAATGGTCATGAGGTCCATTTATGGGCTCATCGTAAATCATTAGCAGACGAAATCAACCAGTCACATACCAATGAGAAATACTTACAAGGGATTGAACTTCCGTCATCAATTGTTGCAAATGATGATTTGAAAACCATTGTAGATGGTGCTGAACACATCATACTTGTTGTGCCGACAAAAGCTATGAGAGAAGTGTGCGGCCAATTGAAACATGTAATGAAGGATAAGGCTATACTTACACATGCCTCCAAAGGTATTGAACCAGGCACGTATAAACGAGTGTCTGAAGTGATCCGTGAAGAAATACCATCCGATTTATATGAAGATGTTGTCGTCCTTTCCGGACCGAGTCATGCAGAGGAAGTCAGCCGCAGACAACCGACCACCGTAACTGTATCTGCAGAGGAGTTAGAAGTAGCGAAAAAAGTTCAGGACGTGTTCATCAACCGCCAGTTCCGTGTCTACACATCTCCAGACTTAGTCGGCGTAGAATTGGGAGGCGCATTGAAGAATATCATAGCGCTTGGTGCAGGTATTTCAGACGGTCTTGGATATGGTGATAATGCTAAAGCAGCCTTGATCACACGTGGTCTGGCTGAAATTGCTCGTCTCGGTACGTCTTTGGGTGCTAACCCTTTGACATTTTCTGGACTCACAGGTGTCGGTGATTTGATTGTCACTTGTACAAGTTCCCATAGCCGGAATTGGCGTGCAGGTTATAAATTGGGACAAGGAAATGATTTAGAGGAAGTCCTCGAACAGATGGGAATGGTTGTTGAAGGTGTCCGTACGACAAAGGCAGCCTATCAATTAGCCAAAAACCAGGGAGTTGAAATGCCGATTACAACAGGGATTTACAGACTTCTGTTCGAAAACGAAGCGCCCCGGGATGTGGTCGATCAATTGATGACCAGAATCCGCAGGCATGAAATGGAGGATTTGACGAATATTCTTGATGAAAAAATGAATGACTGA
- a CDS encoding stage VI sporulation protein F yields MSDFQKNIFDHLKKKANIDAEDVFKVANSMQNADFSDEKTVRRLVRQLAKVANKNVSKQKEDKIVDAITKQNMPLDMNTLGKFLK; encoded by the coding sequence ATGAGTGATTTTCAGAAGAATATTTTCGATCATTTGAAAAAGAAGGCGAACATCGATGCGGAAGATGTATTTAAAGTGGCGAACTCTATGCAAAATGCAGATTTCAGTGATGAGAAGACCGTACGTCGCCTTGTACGACAGTTAGCGAAAGTCGCTAACAAAAATGTTTCGAAACAAAAAGAAGATAAAATCGTCGATGCGATCACAAAGCAAAACATGCCTCTTGATATGAACACGCTAGGCAAATTTTTAAAATAA
- a CDS encoding DUF2768 domain-containing protein translates to MSESMLKMYISFAGIISLFLAVGLIYLSRHKMKGVGAAIVATFAYLFMIFGGIIIFYIVFSGPTA, encoded by the coding sequence ATGTCTGAATCTATGCTGAAAATGTACATATCATTTGCTGGAATCATTTCATTATTTCTTGCAGTTGGTTTGATTTACTTAAGCAGACATAAAATGAAAGGGGTCGGCGCGGCGATCGTTGCTACATTTGCTTACCTTTTCATGATTTTTGGAGGAATCATCATTTTTTACATCGTCTTCAGTGGACCGACGGCTTAA
- the spoIVA gene encoding stage IV sporulation protein A — protein MEKVDIFSDISKRTNGDIYLGVVGAVRTGKSTFIKKFMELVVLPNMEEESDRERALDELPQSAAGKTIMTTEPKFVPNQAANINIDDHLDIRVRMVDCVGYAVKGAVGYEDEHGPRMIHTPWYEEAIPFHEAAEIGTQKVIQEHSTIGIVVTTDGTIGEIAREDYVEAEEKVVEELREVGKPFIMIVNSAQPHHPNTEKLRQKLSEKYDIPCLALSVESMREQDVQSVLREALFEFPVLEVNVNLPSWVMVLDSRHWLRNNLQLAIEETVKDIKRLRDVDSVVDNFDQYEYITGAHISGMDLGEGVAEIDLQAPEHLYDHVLKEIVGEEIRGKDHLLEIMQDFSHAKREYDIVADALQMVKQTGYGIAAPSLEDMTLDEPEIIRQGSRFGVRLKAVAPSIHMVKVDVQSEFSPIIGTEKQSEELVRYLMQDFEEDPLSIWNSDIFGRSLSSIVREGIQAKLALMPENARYKLKETLERIINEGSGGMIAIIL, from the coding sequence TTGGAAAAGGTTGATATCTTCAGTGATATTTCCAAACGGACAAATGGAGATATTTATTTAGGAGTCGTAGGAGCTGTTCGTACAGGAAAATCTACATTTATAAAGAAATTCATGGAACTCGTCGTCTTACCGAACATGGAGGAAGAATCCGATCGTGAACGAGCATTAGACGAACTGCCTCAAAGTGCAGCAGGAAAAACAATCATGACAACAGAACCCAAGTTTGTCCCTAACCAAGCCGCTAACATCAATATAGATGACCACCTCGACATTCGTGTGCGTATGGTGGACTGTGTAGGGTATGCGGTTAAAGGTGCGGTGGGTTACGAAGATGAGCATGGTCCTCGTATGATCCATACGCCCTGGTATGAAGAGGCAATCCCTTTTCATGAAGCAGCAGAAATCGGGACGCAAAAAGTTATCCAGGAGCATTCTACAATCGGAATTGTCGTCACGACTGATGGTACCATCGGTGAGATTGCCCGGGAGGATTATGTAGAAGCAGAAGAAAAAGTCGTTGAGGAATTGAGAGAAGTCGGTAAACCATTCATAATGATTGTGAACTCTGCTCAACCGCACCATCCGAATACAGAAAAGCTGAGACAAAAACTTTCAGAAAAATACGACATCCCTTGTCTCGCTCTTTCAGTAGAGAGCATGCGGGAACAAGATGTACAAAGCGTTCTTAGAGAAGCGTTATTTGAATTTCCGGTATTAGAAGTCAATGTCAACCTTCCGAGCTGGGTCATGGTGCTCGATTCCAGACACTGGTTGAGAAACAACTTACAGCTCGCGATTGAGGAGACAGTGAAAGATATCAAGCGGCTACGGGATGTTGATAGCGTTGTCGATAATTTTGATCAGTATGAGTACATCACAGGTGCTCATATATCCGGAATGGATCTAGGTGAAGGAGTAGCGGAGATTGATTTACAAGCTCCCGAGCACTTATATGATCATGTTCTAAAAGAGATAGTCGGCGAAGAGATTCGAGGCAAAGACCACTTGCTGGAAATCATGCAGGATTTCTCCCATGCAAAACGTGAGTATGATATCGTGGCTGACGCACTGCAAATGGTTAAACAAACAGGATATGGAATTGCAGCTCCAAGTTTAGAGGATATGACTTTAGACGAACCGGAAATCATCCGGCAAGGGTCACGTTTCGGAGTTAGGCTTAAAGCGGTGGCACCTTCCATTCATATGGTGAAAGTGGATGTGCAATCAGAGTTTTCACCAATCATCGGTACCGAAAAACAGAGCGAAGAACTGGTCCGATATTTGATGCAGGACTTTGAAGAAGATCCATTATCCATCTGGAATTCAGATATATTCGGTCGGTCTTTGAGTTCTATAGTCCGCGAAGGGATCCAGGCAAAATTAGCTTTAATGCCTGAAAACGCAAGATATAAATTAAAAGAAACACTGGAACGTATCATTAATGAAGGGTCTGGCGGCATGATCGCTATCATTTTATAA
- a CDS encoding HU family DNA-binding protein, with the protein MNKTDLINAVSEKADLSKKDATQAVDSVFESIMDSLKDGDKVQLIGFGNFEVRERAARKGRNPQTGEEIEISASKVPAFKPGKALKDAVK; encoded by the coding sequence ATGAATAAAACAGATCTAATCAACGCGGTATCTGAAAAAGCTGATCTTTCTAAGAAAGATGCTACGCAAGCTGTAGATTCTGTATTCGAATCTATCATGGATTCACTTAAAGACGGTGATAAAGTCCAACTTATCGGATTCGGAAACTTTGAAGTTCGTGAGCGTGCGGCACGTAAAGGCCGTAATCCACAAACTGGAGAAGAGATCGAAATCTCTGCCAGCAAAGTACCAGCTTTCAAACCTGGTAAAGCCCTTAAAGATGCAGTTAAATAA
- the mtrB gene encoding trp RNA-binding attenuation protein MtrB, which translates to MSAETNDFFVIKALEDGVNVIGLTRGTDTRFHHSEKLDRGEVMIAQFTEHTSAVKVRGKAVIQTSHGEMTNETE; encoded by the coding sequence ATGTCTGCAGAGACCAATGATTTTTTTGTGATTAAAGCCCTGGAAGATGGCGTGAATGTTATCGGATTGACCCGCGGGACGGATACAAGATTTCACCATTCGGAGAAGCTTGATCGCGGAGAGGTGATGATTGCTCAATTTACAGAACATACATCTGCTGTGAAAGTCAGGGGGAAAGCCGTCATTCAGACCAGTCACGGTGAAATGACGAATGAAACAGAGTGA
- a CDS encoding heptaprenyl diphosphate synthase component 1 → MIKLKSSDNDIKQLKQKIASKVRHPYLVRFIPEPTIDEDKLVILSSIMDHTNLSDVKKEQYIVTTMLVQIALDTHDLVTLTEEDDDKDTVRNRQLTVLAGDYFSGLYYYLLSQLDDIPMIHTLAGAIKEINELKMELYYKDVESFQEFLEGLKKIESLLIQRVASYVQKTTINDMAGEWLLAKKLLEEKRTYQEGNFSPLFDVLTRRPGILGNNGQVLVNIEQTLQNHINRLEMTVSQLPIHFNWLKSYVHSAIHHQFNQRQIAEEG, encoded by the coding sequence GTGATCAAGTTGAAATCTTCAGATAACGATATCAAACAGCTGAAACAGAAAATTGCATCTAAAGTTCGCCATCCTTATTTGGTTCGTTTCATCCCTGAACCGACGATTGATGAAGACAAGCTGGTCATTCTATCATCCATCATGGATCACACTAATCTTTCAGATGTCAAAAAAGAACAGTACATCGTCACCACGATGCTTGTTCAAATTGCGCTAGATACTCACGACCTGGTCACACTGACAGAAGAAGATGATGACAAGGATACGGTCAGGAATCGCCAATTGACTGTTCTGGCCGGTGATTATTTCAGCGGATTATATTACTATTTATTATCCCAGCTTGATGATATCCCGATGATTCATACACTTGCGGGAGCCATCAAGGAAATCAATGAATTGAAAATGGAACTCTATTATAAAGATGTGGAATCTTTCCAGGAATTTTTAGAAGGATTGAAGAAAATCGAGTCACTGCTTATTCAGAGAGTTGCTTCTTACGTCCAAAAGACGACGATCAATGATATGGCAGGAGAATGGTTGTTAGCGAAAAAATTACTGGAAGAGAAAAGGACATACCAAGAAGGTAATTTTTCCCCGTTATTCGACGTTCTGACAAGAAGACCCGGTATCCTGGGGAATAATGGACAAGTACTGGTGAACATTGAGCAAACGTTGCAAAACCATATCAACCGCCTGGAGATGACAGTTTCTCAATTGCCTATCCATTTCAACTGGCTGAAATCATACGTCCATTCAGCGATCCATCATCAATTCAATCAGAGACAGATTGCGGAAGAAGGGTGA
- a CDS encoding demethylmenaquinone methyltransferase → MEPQTKEERVHHVFENIYNRYDKMNSIISFQQHRLWRKDVMKRMNVAEGDQTLDVCCGTGDWTMALAKEVGSNGKVIGLDFSENMLSVGIKKKLAGSVRQVEFQHGNAMDLPFEDDQFDFVTIGFGLRNVPDYKQVLREMYRVVKPGGKVVCLETSQPTNPLFKKLYYLYFANIMPLFGKLFAKSYQEYSWLHESAKDFPGKRELKKMFEDVGFSYVKVKSYTGGVAAMHMGEKL, encoded by the coding sequence ATGGAACCACAAACGAAAGAAGAGCGGGTACACCACGTATTTGAAAATATTTATAACCGTTATGACAAAATGAATTCTATCATCTCATTCCAACAGCACAGACTGTGGCGTAAGGATGTCATGAAGCGAATGAATGTCGCTGAAGGCGACCAAACGCTTGACGTTTGCTGTGGGACAGGAGACTGGACGATGGCTCTCGCAAAAGAAGTGGGTTCGAACGGAAAAGTCATCGGTTTGGACTTTAGTGAAAATATGCTTTCGGTGGGGATCAAGAAGAAACTTGCAGGCAGCGTCCGCCAAGTTGAATTTCAACATGGCAACGCAATGGATCTTCCTTTTGAAGATGATCAATTCGACTTTGTAACCATTGGTTTCGGATTGCGGAATGTTCCGGATTACAAACAGGTATTACGGGAAATGTATCGCGTCGTTAAACCAGGTGGAAAGGTCGTATGCTTGGAAACCTCACAACCGACCAACCCATTATTCAAGAAATTGTATTACTTATATTTCGCCAACATCATGCCATTGTTCGGAAAGCTTTTTGCAAAAAGTTACCAGGAGTATAGCTGGCTTCATGAATCGGCGAAAGACTTCCCAGGTAAAAGAGAGTTGAAGAAGATGTTTGAAGACGTCGGATTCAGTTACGTGAAAGTCAAATCCTATACAGGCGGCGTTGCAGCCATGCATATGGGTGAAAAGCTTTAA